The Flavobacterium praedii genome window below encodes:
- a CDS encoding SAM hydrolase/SAM-dependent halogenase family protein codes for MKLRFLILLCAFSFYGFSQNNVLVFQSDFGTKDGAVSAMKGVALGVSTDIKIFDLTHEIPAFNIWEASYRLSQTAQYYPAGTVFVSVCDPGVGTSRHSVVLLTKSGHYFVTPDNGTLTLISEQLGIQEIREIDEVKNRRKNSNESYTFHGRDVYAYTGARLASKAIKFEEVGPKLPNEVVKIPYQKPVFENGIIKGGIPILDIQYGNVWTNIDKKTFENLNLKSGDFVKVQLFKGTEKVYDNQLQLVNTFGQVAVNNDICYFNSLLNFSLAVNQGSFSEKHKIYSGSEWSIIISK; via the coding sequence ATGAAATTACGTTTTCTAATCCTTTTGTGTGCCTTTTCTTTTTATGGTTTTTCACAAAACAATGTACTGGTTTTCCAGTCGGATTTTGGCACAAAAGATGGAGCAGTTTCTGCTATGAAAGGAGTTGCCTTAGGGGTTTCTACAGATATCAAAATATTTGATTTGACACATGAAATACCTGCATTTAATATTTGGGAAGCATCATATCGTCTATCTCAGACGGCTCAATATTATCCAGCAGGAACCGTTTTTGTTTCTGTTTGTGATCCTGGAGTTGGTACTTCAAGACACTCCGTAGTTCTGCTTACAAAATCAGGACATTATTTTGTTACGCCAGATAATGGTACTTTGACTTTGATTTCAGAACAATTAGGAATACAAGAAATTAGAGAAATTGATGAAGTTAAAAACCGTCGTAAAAATTCGAATGAATCTTATACTTTTCACGGTCGTGATGTATATGCTTACACGGGTGCAAGACTGGCTTCCAAAGCAATCAAGTTTGAAGAAGTTGGGCCTAAATTGCCAAATGAGGTTGTAAAAATACCATACCAAAAACCTGTTTTTGAAAATGGAATTATTAAAGGCGGTATTCCAATTTTAGATATTCAATATGGCAATGTTTGGACAAACATCGATAAAAAAACTTTTGAGAACCTAAATTTAAAATCGGGTGATTTTGTAAAAGTGCAACTATTTAAAGGAACCGAAAAAGTATACGACAATCAATTACAGTTGGTGAATACTTTTGGACAAGTTGCTGTTAACAATGACATTTGCTACTTTAATAGTCTTTTGAATTTTTCATTAGCCGTAAACCAAGGTAGTTTTTCTGAAAAACATAAAATTTATAGTGGATCAGAATGGAGTATCATTATAAGTAAATAA
- a CDS encoding DUF6646 family protein has translation MKKIITLLALVTFGLTNAQQAFKGKGDARFNVGANLQNGGTGIQISTDFGLGENLSYGLVGSYLLNVDEVLGQTPEFHDRFDAKFRINANLGSVLNIDEKLDIYPGLNLGLKNFGAHIGARYFFTEGFGLFTEAGFPIAKYNTDASGFENLNNQFTFNIGASFSM, from the coding sequence ATGAAAAAAATTATAACACTTTTAGCATTGGTTACTTTTGGTTTAACCAATGCACAACAAGCCTTTAAAGGAAAAGGAGATGCTAGATTTAATGTTGGAGCAAACCTTCAAAATGGTGGAACTGGAATTCAAATTTCAACTGATTTTGGATTAGGTGAAAACTTATCGTATGGCTTAGTTGGTTCATACTTATTGAATGTAGATGAAGTTTTAGGACAAACACCTGAATTTCACGATCGTTTTGATGCCAAATTTAGAATCAATGCTAACTTAGGAAGTGTCCTTAACATTGACGAAAAATTAGACATTTATCCAGGTTTGAATTTAGGTCTAAAAAACTTTGGTGCACATATTGGAGCACGATATTTCTTTACAGAAGGATTTGGACTTTTTACCGAAGCTGGGTTCCCAATTGCAAAATACAATACGGATGCTTCAGGATTTGAAAATTTAAACAATCAATTCACATTCAATATTGGTGCTTCATTTAGTATGTAA
- a CDS encoding metallophosphoesterase family protein, whose amino-acid sequence MRTLVIGDIHGGLRALHQIMERANVSPKDKLIFLGDYVDGWSQSPQVIDFLIELKKTHDIVCIRGNHDELLREWLKDSKDNEQWYQHGGEATVLAYQNVNGETKNKHVKFLESLENYYLDEQNRMFIHAGFTNMNGVIFEYFPKLFYWDRTLWETALALDPNMKPDHLYYPKRFTLYKEIYIGHTPVSRIGQTTPVQKANIWNIDTSAAFKGPLTIMDVDTKEFWQSELLPTLYPNEKGRNKM is encoded by the coding sequence ATGAGAACATTAGTAATAGGAGATATACATGGTGGCTTGAGAGCATTGCACCAAATAATGGAGAGAGCTAATGTAAGCCCGAAAGACAAACTTATTTTCTTGGGAGATTATGTAGATGGGTGGAGTCAATCACCACAAGTAATCGATTTTTTGATTGAATTAAAAAAAACACACGACATTGTTTGCATAAGAGGAAATCATGACGAATTGTTACGAGAATGGCTCAAAGACAGCAAAGACAATGAACAATGGTACCAACATGGCGGAGAAGCTACTGTTTTGGCATATCAAAATGTGAATGGTGAAACCAAAAATAAGCATGTAAAATTCTTAGAATCATTGGAGAATTATTATTTAGACGAGCAAAATAGGATGTTTATCCATGCTGGATTTACTAATATGAACGGAGTTATATTCGAATATTTCCCTAAATTATTTTACTGGGATCGAACACTTTGGGAAACTGCATTGGCATTGGATCCAAATATGAAACCAGATCATTTGTACTATCCCAAACGATTCACATTATACAAAGAGATCTATATTGGCCATACTCCTGTTTCACGAATTGGTCAAACCACTCCCGTTCAAAAAGCCAATATCTGGAATATTGACACTAGTGCAGCTTTCAAAGGGCCATTAACGATAATGGATGTGGACACCAAAGAATTTTGGCAAAGTGAACTTTTACCAACTTTATATCCGAACGAGAAAGGTAGAAATAAAATGTAA
- a CDS encoding ATP-binding protein: MINKRILIKNLLAHNDESSFYDKKRQLNLHSREGKAKFLKHICALSNSNPTNNSYIVVGVEDENNQIVGDDFFDDSRIQNLVNAFLENPPKIQYENVPFPNLPKDKVVGLVTIKPNNKTSYFKKGIHTIPINSVFIRQGSNTMPAKGEIEKNFQNIETVIGIENNSRNSIKYTLDGVIDFMNFRHKDMSPKYKVFKELFVMCWAGITKKSRNKTYLSRVDIELINEQVKLFYSAQDVVEISYDDDSFTIVEYVPLGLNDRTSYYPLEQQTIRFQENGYYNIDRKILFEPPEYNKKMLYHIYNSNLALLGKLEKNIKLSDRERKDLNNLPSTFMICYLNGFEDAKQKLIDAKLVLKPFSQVYLSFKEALRILRKMKYDVQ, translated from the coding sequence ATGATCAATAAGCGTATTCTTATCAAAAACTTACTGGCTCACAACGATGAGAGCAGTTTCTATGATAAAAAAAGGCAGTTGAATTTGCACTCAAGAGAAGGAAAAGCCAAATTTTTGAAGCACATTTGTGCCTTATCGAATTCGAATCCGACCAATAATTCATACATCGTTGTGGGTGTAGAAGATGAGAACAATCAAATTGTTGGAGATGATTTTTTTGATGATAGCAGAATTCAAAATTTAGTGAATGCTTTTCTTGAAAATCCACCCAAAATTCAATACGAAAATGTCCCTTTCCCTAATTTACCCAAGGACAAAGTAGTTGGCCTTGTAACGATAAAACCCAATAATAAAACATCCTATTTTAAAAAAGGAATTCATACCATTCCTATCAATAGTGTTTTTATCAGACAAGGCAGTAATACAATGCCAGCGAAAGGAGAAATTGAGAAGAATTTTCAGAATATTGAAACCGTTATTGGCATCGAAAACAATTCGAGAAACAGTATCAAATATACACTGGATGGCGTAATTGATTTTATGAATTTTCGCCACAAAGACATGAGTCCAAAATATAAAGTTTTTAAAGAACTATTTGTAATGTGCTGGGCTGGAATTACAAAAAAATCAAGAAACAAAACCTATTTGTCCCGAGTGGATATTGAATTAATTAACGAACAAGTTAAGCTGTTTTATTCGGCTCAAGATGTCGTTGAAATTAGTTATGATGACGATAGTTTTACCATTGTTGAATATGTACCGTTAGGTTTGAACGATAGAACCAGTTATTACCCACTTGAACAACAAACCATCCGTTTTCAGGAAAATGGCTATTATAACATTGATCGAAAAATACTTTTTGAGCCGCCGGAATATAACAAAAAAATGCTATACCATATCTACAATTCAAATTTAGCCTTACTAGGAAAACTTGAAAAAAATATTAAATTATCGGATCGGGAAAGAAAAGATTTGAATAATTTGCCCTCTACTTTTATGATATGCTACCTCAATGGTTTTGAAGATGCCAAGCAAAAACTAATTGATGCAAAACTAGTATTAAAACCGTTTTCACAAGTTTACCTTTCTTTTAAAGAAGCGCTCCGCATATTAAGAAAAATGAAATATGATGTTCAATAA
- a CDS encoding aldo/keto reductase yields MSKIPFSKIIAGTMTWGVWGKNCTTEQMIELMNICLENGISTFDHADIYGVYTTEKAFGKAFNESKINRKDIQLISKCGIQMVSESRKNTIKHYQYSKAYIIASAELSLKNLQTDYLDLLLLHRPSPLIQADEIAEAVEKLKIEGKILDFGVSNFTPSQSNLIETKTKINYNQIEFSITHLEPMLDGSLDHMQTNRITPMCWSPLGTVFRNENEQSQRIKKVTHELAAKYNVSEDIILLAWIIKHPAGILPVCGTSDKKRLSLLMKATTVEMDLQDWFALWTASTGNEVP; encoded by the coding sequence ATGAGCAAAATACCTTTTTCAAAAATTATTGCAGGCACAATGACTTGGGGAGTTTGGGGCAAAAACTGCACCACTGAACAAATGATAGAATTAATGAATATATGCCTTGAAAATGGCATTTCAACCTTTGATCATGCCGATATTTATGGGGTATATACTACAGAAAAAGCCTTTGGAAAAGCATTTAACGAAAGTAAAATCAACCGTAAAGACATCCAATTGATTTCTAAATGTGGGATCCAAATGGTCTCTGAAAGCAGAAAAAATACTATCAAACATTATCAATATTCAAAAGCATATATCATAGCCTCAGCAGAGCTATCTTTAAAAAATTTGCAAACGGATTATTTGGATCTTTTGTTATTGCATAGACCAAGTCCACTGATACAAGCAGATGAAATTGCCGAAGCCGTTGAAAAGCTTAAAATTGAGGGGAAAATATTAGATTTTGGTGTTTCAAATTTTACACCAAGTCAAAGCAATTTGATTGAAACAAAAACAAAAATTAATTACAATCAAATTGAGTTTTCAATTACCCATTTAGAACCAATGCTCGATGGCAGTTTGGATCACATGCAAACCAACCGAATCACGCCTATGTGCTGGTCACCACTTGGAACCGTTTTTCGAAATGAGAATGAACAATCACAACGTATTAAGAAAGTAACTCATGAATTGGCTGCTAAATATAATGTGTCTGAGGATATCATTTTATTGGCATGGATCATAAAACATCCTGCAGGAATCTTACCCGTTTGTGGCACCTCAGACAAAAAGAGACTTTCGCTTTTGATGAAAGCCACAACCGTTGAAATGGATTTGCAGGATTGGTTTGCACTTTGGACAGCGAGTACTGGAAATGAAGTTCCATAG